A window of the Ipomoea triloba cultivar NCNSP0323 chromosome 14, ASM357664v1 genome harbors these coding sequences:
- the LOC116004424 gene encoding 40S ribosomal protein S9-2-like translates to MVHVSFYRNYGKTFKKPRRPYEKERLDAELKLVGEYGLRCKRELWRVQYALSRIRNNARMLLTLDEKDPRRIFEGDALLRRMNRYGLLDESQNKLDYVLALTVENFLERRLQTLVFKAGMAKSIHHARVLIRQKHIRVGRQVVNVPSFMVRVDSQKHIDFSLSSPFGGGRPGRVKRKNQKAAAKKAAGGDGDEEDEE, encoded by the exons ATGGTGCACGTCTCCTTTTACCGGAACT ATGGGAAGACATTTAAGAAGCCCCGTAGGCCATATGAGAAAGAGCGATTGGATGCTGAGTTGAAGCTTGTTGGTGAGTATGGACTTAGGTGCAAGAGGGAACTCTGGAGGGTTCAGTATGCATTGAGCCGTATCAGGAATAACGCAAGAATGCTTCTTACACTCGATGAGAAGGACCCAAGGCGTATTTTTGAGGGTGATGCTCTTTTGAGAAGGATGAACAGGTATGGCTTGCTTGATGAGAGTCAGAACAAGCTTGATTATGTCCTTGCCCTAACTGTGGAGAACTTCCTTGAGCGCCGTCTCCAAACTCTTGTGTTCAAGGCTGGCATGGCAAAGTCAATCCATCATGCTAGGGTGCTCATTAGGCAAAAGCACATCAG GGTGGGAAGGCAGGTTGTGAACGTTCCCTCCTTCATGGTCAGAGTGGACTCTCAAAAGCACATTGATTTCTCACTGTCCAGTCCTTTTGGTGGCGGTCGCCCTGGTAGGGTGAAGAGAAAGAACCAGAAGGCAGCTGCCAAGAAGGCTGCTGGCGGCGATGGAGATGAAGAGGATGAAGAGTGA
- the LOC116004423 gene encoding dicarboxylate transporter 1, chloroplastic-like: MASLALTSAVSLRLRPLPGDKPRLCSARSREFRFKSDETKVLLTPSLKCCDPRRRLQHHVVKAAAAGSSGSAAVPAAPKQQQEAQPWQGAAIKPLIASIATGVVLWLVPQPAGVSRNAWQLLSIFLATIVGIITQPLPLGAVALMGLGACVLTKTLTFAAAFSAFGDPIPWLIALAFFFARGFIKTGLGNRIAYQFVSLFGSSSLGLGYSLVFSEALLAPAIPSVSARAGGIFLPLVKSLCVACGSNAGDGTENKLGSWLMLTCFQTSVISSSMFLTAMAANPLSANLTSTTIGQTIGWMDWAKAAIVPGLVSLVVVPLLLYIIYPPTVKSSPDAPKLAREKLEKMGPMSKNEIIMAGTLLLTVGLWVFGSKLNVDAVTAAILGLSVLLVTGVVTWKECLAEAVAWDTLTWFAALIAMAGYLNKYGLISWFSETVVKVVGGLGLSWQLSFGILVLLYFYSHYFFASGAAHIGAMFTAFLSVASALGTPPYLGALVLAFLSNIMGGITHYGIGSAPVFYGANYVPLAKWWGYGFLISVVNIIIWLGVGGIWWKAIGLW, from the exons ATGGCGTCATTAGCCCTCACCTCCGCCGTGAGCCTCCGTCTCCGGCCACTCCCCGGTGACAAGCCTCGTCTCTGTTCTGCTCGATCGCGGGAATTCAGATTCAAATCCGACGAAACTAAAGTTTTGCTCACTCCCTCGCTCAAATGCTGTGATCCGCGCCGCCGCCTGCAGCACCACGTCGtgaaggcggcggcggcgggttCATCCGGGTCGGCGGCGGTCCCGGCAGCTCCGAAGCAGCAGCAGGAGGCGCAGCCTTGGCAGGGTGCGGCGATTAAGCCACTAATTGCTTCGATCGCCACCGGAGTCGTGCTCTGGCTTGTTCCGCAACCAGCTGGAGTTTCGCGGAATGCGTGGCAGCTGCTGTCGATTTTCCTCGCCACCATTGTGGGGATCATCACCCAGCCGCTTCCCCTGGGCGCCGTGGCGTTGATGGGGCTCGGCGCGTGCGTGTTGACCAAAACCCTCACTTTCGCCGCCGCGTTCTCCGCCTTCGGGGATCCCATCCCCTGGCTAATCGCACTCGCGTTTTTCTTCGCACGTGGGTTCATTAAAACGGGGCTGGGGAATAGAATCGCGTATCAGTTCGTTTCCTTGTTCGGTAGCTCTTCTTTAGGACTAGGTTACAGTTTAGTGTTCAGTGAAGCTCTATTAGCGCCTGCGATTCCCTCTGTTTCCGCTAGGGCCGGAGGCATTTTCTTGCCGCTGGTGAAGTCTCTTTGTGTGGCTTGTGGCAGCAATGCGGGTGATGGAACGGAGAACAAGCTGGGATCGTGGCTGATGTTGACTTGTTTCCAGACATCGGTGATTTCCTCATCCATGTTCTTGACGGCAATGGCTGCCAATCCTTTGAGCGCCAATTTGACTTCAACCACCATTGGTCAGACAATTGGGTGGATGGATTGGGCTAAAGCTGCCATTGTGCCTGGTTTGGTGTCTTTGGTTGTTGTGCCATTGCTGTTGTACATTATCTATCCGCCAACAGTGAAGAGTAGTCCCGATGCACCTAAGCTTGCGAGGGAGAAATTGGAGAAGATGGGACCAATGTCAAAGAATGAGATCATTATGGCCGGAACTCTGCTACTTACG GTGGGACTCTGGGTTTTTGGTAGTAAGTTAAATGTTGATGCTGTTACTGCTGCAATTCTTGGATTATCTGTCCTTCTTGTGACTGGAGTTGTCACATGGAAGGAATGCTTAGCCGAAGCAGTTGCTTGGGATACCCTGACTTGGTTTGCTGCACTCATTGCAATGGCGGGTTATCTAAACAAATATGGCCTTATTTCATGGTTTAGTGAGACTGTCGTTAAG GTTGTTGGGGGATTAGGCCTTTCATGGCAACTGTCTTTCGGCATTTTAGTTCTTCTCTACTTCTACTCTCACTACTTCTTTGCTAGTGGAGCTGCTCACATTGGAGCCATGTTCACAGCATTCTTGTCAGTAGCTAGCGCTCTAGGTACCCCGCCATACTTGGGAGCCTTGGTACTCGCCTTCCTCTCTAACATCATGGGTGGCATCACTCACTATGGTATAGGATCAGCACCCGTGTTCTATGGTGCAAACTACGTTCCACTTGCAAAATGGTGGGGCTATGGGTTCTTGATCTCTGTCGTTAATATCATTATCTGGCTTGGAGTGGGAGGAATTTGGTGGAAGGCGATCGGATTGTGGTAG